One genomic region from Amycolatopsis sp. FBCC-B4732 encodes:
- a CDS encoding protein kinase domain-containing protein, which yields MSIEHAAVDLLADGPIATVYAVRATGEAVKVFPGPFDRETLAGLERERKALAATGPAPSILPPLGVVDYPGGRAGVRMELCRGSLGALLASGVRLPADAVLALGTAIASALAAAHGAGVRHGGVTPDNVLYRASGEFVLADFGQTLRRRFPRDPAHAVEYTAPETLRDDTLSAASDLYGLGAVLYGALTGTPPFPRRTGQRHGELILRVLREPPAPLPGDVPPGLSDVVTRLLAKDPADRPADAAAVVALLENVRNGGTPPVPAGEPARPEPAEAEPVAADVEFDDFAEVPRPAPAAPAPGGRTLIRTFGGPAEPTGSPSRRRAVVSAGAGVVVAGLAVLPFFTGPAEVTGHALPAAPAAQPANTTTGPVPDVHLALDSPADLGDHVRLTWQADGDLDFAVVVAGERIDTMVLVAHRQRAMEIPIDPARRYCFQIRATDGKNVYTTTPVPIRGGRCTS from the coding sequence ATGAGCATCGAGCACGCCGCCGTCGACCTGCTCGCCGACGGCCCGATCGCCACGGTCTACGCCGTCCGGGCCACCGGCGAAGCGGTCAAGGTGTTCCCGGGCCCGTTCGACCGCGAAACCCTGGCCGGGCTGGAGCGCGAGCGCAAAGCGCTGGCCGCCACCGGGCCGGCGCCGTCGATCCTGCCGCCGCTGGGCGTGGTCGACTACCCCGGTGGCCGCGCGGGCGTCCGGATGGAGCTGTGCCGCGGTTCGCTGGGCGCGCTGCTCGCGTCCGGCGTCCGCCTGCCCGCCGACGCGGTGCTGGCGCTGGGCACGGCGATCGCGTCGGCGCTGGCCGCGGCCCACGGCGCCGGCGTCCGGCACGGCGGCGTGACCCCGGACAACGTGCTCTACCGCGCTTCGGGCGAGTTCGTCCTCGCCGACTTCGGGCAGACGCTGCGCCGCCGGTTCCCGCGCGACCCGGCGCACGCGGTGGAGTACACCGCGCCGGAAACCCTGCGCGACGACACGCTTTCGGCCGCGTCCGACCTCTACGGGCTGGGCGCGGTGCTGTACGGCGCGCTGACCGGGACCCCGCCGTTCCCGCGCCGGACCGGGCAACGGCACGGCGAGCTGATCCTGCGGGTGCTGCGGGAACCGCCCGCCCCGCTCCCCGGCGACGTCCCACCCGGACTGTCCGATGTGGTCACCCGGTTGCTGGCCAAGGACCCGGCCGACCGGCCGGCGGACGCGGCGGCCGTCGTGGCGCTGCTGGAGAATGTCCGGAACGGCGGCACACCACCGGTTCCGGCCGGGGAACCCGCGCGGCCCGAGCCCGCCGAGGCCGAGCCGGTCGCGGCCGACGTCGAGTTCGACGACTTCGCCGAGGTCCCCCGGCCCGCCCCGGCGGCGCCGGCCCCGGGCGGGCGCACGCTGATCCGCACGTTCGGCGGCCCGGCCGAGCCCACCGGTTCGCCGTCCCGGCGCCGGGCGGTGGTGTCGGCGGGCGCGGGCGTCGTCGTCGCGGGCCTGGCCGTGCTGCCGTTCTTCACCGGCCCGGCCGAGGTGACCGGCCACGCCCTCCCGGCGGCACCGGCCGCGCAGCCCGCGAACACCACGACCGGCCCGGTCCCCGACGTCCACCTCGCGCTGGACAGCCCGGCCGACCTCGGCGACCACGTCCGCCTGACCTGGCAGGCCGACGGCGACCTCGACTTCGCCGTGGTGGTGGCGGGCGAGCGCATCGACACGATGGTCCTGGTCGCCCACCGCCAGCGCGCGATGGAGATCCCGATCGACCCGGCCCGCCGCTACTGCTTCCAGATCCGGGCGACCGACGGCAAGAACGTGTACACGACCACCCCGGTCCCGATCCGCGGCGGCCGCTGCACCTCGTGA
- the eccD gene encoding type VII secretion integral membrane protein EccD, translating to MQTAGLVRLTVATPHRRIDIALPEHAAVAEILPGLLARAGEGLADDGVPGGGWSLHRADGTAFDLDRTLGAHRVRDGEILHLTPRRTDWPELEYDDLVDAIATGSGHTGRAWGPRHTRVAGLAASAAALLLGLVAVLRAGPPWPGPGLWALTAAALLLTAGVVLARAMRDAGAGAVLAAAVLPYAFAGGGLVLAGRAPITDLSAGHLVLAGAALLAAALAGRLGVAAAPAVFTAAATAGLLAVLGGWLATLDDLAGYRAAAVLGGGLLALSGAFAPLALRLARVPMPVLPRSTADLVRDDPQPPLPLVHSAVARADGLLTGLLAGTSAVVSYCQVVLVRAGGTAAIVLVSVLALGFLLRARLYPIVRQRVPLLLAGTAGVGCLALGPLMTGGALVPAGPLAFAVAAGATAAGVLLSTRRANPYLGRFAEYAEILLMVAIVPVVCWVLDLYAVVRGLGG from the coding sequence ATGCAGACCGCCGGCCTCGTCAGGCTCACCGTCGCCACCCCGCACCGGCGCATCGACATCGCGCTGCCGGAACACGCCGCCGTGGCGGAAATCCTGCCCGGGCTGCTCGCCCGCGCGGGCGAAGGGCTCGCCGACGACGGCGTCCCCGGCGGCGGCTGGTCGTTGCACCGGGCCGACGGGACGGCGTTCGACCTCGACCGGACCCTCGGCGCGCACCGGGTGCGCGACGGCGAGATCCTGCACCTGACCCCGCGGCGGACGGACTGGCCCGAGCTGGAGTACGACGACCTGGTCGACGCGATCGCCACCGGCTCCGGCCACACCGGCCGGGCCTGGGGCCCGCGGCACACCCGGGTGGCCGGCCTGGCCGCCAGTGCCGCGGCCCTGCTGCTCGGGCTGGTCGCGGTGCTGCGCGCCGGGCCGCCGTGGCCGGGGCCGGGGCTGTGGGCGCTGACCGCGGCCGCCCTGCTGCTGACCGCCGGGGTGGTGCTCGCGCGTGCGATGCGGGACGCCGGTGCCGGCGCGGTGCTCGCCGCGGCCGTGCTGCCGTACGCGTTCGCCGGCGGCGGCCTGGTGCTGGCCGGCCGCGCCCCGATCACGGATCTGTCCGCCGGGCACCTCGTGCTCGCGGGCGCGGCGCTGCTGGCCGCCGCGCTGGCGGGCCGGCTCGGCGTGGCCGCGGCACCGGCGGTGTTCACGGCGGCGGCCACAGCCGGGCTGCTCGCCGTGCTCGGCGGCTGGCTGGCGACGCTCGACGACCTCGCCGGGTACCGCGCGGCGGCGGTGCTCGGCGGTGGCCTGCTGGCGCTGTCCGGCGCGTTCGCCCCGCTGGCCCTGCGCCTCGCCCGCGTCCCGATGCCGGTGCTGCCGCGCAGCACGGCCGACCTGGTCCGCGACGACCCGCAGCCGCCGCTCCCGCTCGTGCACAGCGCCGTGGCCCGCGCGGACGGCCTCCTCACCGGCCTGCTGGCCGGGACGTCGGCGGTCGTGTCGTACTGCCAGGTCGTGCTCGTCCGCGCCGGCGGCACCGCGGCGATCGTGCTGGTTTCGGTGCTGGCACTGGGTTTCCTGCTGCGGGCGCGGCTGTACCCGATCGTGCGGCAACGGGTTCCGCTGCTGCTGGCGGGAACGGCCGGCGTAGGCTGCCTCGCGCTCGGCCCGCTGATGACCGGCGGCGCGTTGGTGCCGGCCGGGCCGCTGGCGTTCGCCGTGGCGGCCGGCGCGACCGCCGCCGGGGTCCTGCTGAGCACCCGGCGCGCGAACCCGTACCTCGGCCGGTTCGCCGAGTACGCCGAGATCCTGCTGATGGTCGCGATCGTGCCGGTGGTGTGCTGGGTGCTCGACCTGTACGCCGTCGTGCGCGGGCTGGGGGGCTGA
- the eccB gene encoding type VII secretion protein EccB has product MASKRDQLQAYQFLVQRATSALVTRETDPEQPPFRRTGSATFAGVALGIVSLAGAGVYGLVVPGGNTSWRQDSAVIVEKETGTRYVYLDGRLHPVANYASALLLLGDHKATEQVSRESLAGVPRGPRLGIPDAPDALPAPDRLLTGSWSLCSAPASDLAGTRIEESVLLAGAAPAGGAQLGDQALLVELVTNGDRYLVWHGHRHRIEDYAAVGTGLALTAEPWARVGRPWLDVLPEGAPIGPIPVARPGEPSTAVPGRTDLRAGMLLVVRPSGGGEQYYLAERDVLRPISVLQYDIQRAAAQTTAAYPGGDPVAVTLPPSLATTSHRLDPADDAEGAAPPARPPIARLQDREATVCATFEPGASSPGLRVDPVLPPADALSATARRSPAGTPLADRVYVPPGSAAVVEAMPSAQAPSGTLTLVTDMGRRYSLAAPEVLKMLGYPADRVLRLPAGLVARLPEGPGLDPAAARNQAVGG; this is encoded by the coding sequence GTGGCGTCCAAAAGGGACCAGCTGCAGGCGTACCAGTTCCTCGTGCAGCGGGCGACGTCCGCGCTCGTCACGCGCGAGACCGATCCGGAGCAGCCGCCGTTCCGGCGCACCGGGAGCGCGACGTTCGCCGGGGTCGCGCTCGGCATCGTGTCGCTGGCCGGCGCCGGCGTGTACGGGCTGGTCGTGCCGGGCGGGAACACGTCCTGGCGCCAGGATTCCGCGGTGATCGTGGAGAAGGAGACCGGCACCCGGTACGTCTACCTCGACGGGCGGCTGCACCCGGTGGCCAACTACGCGTCCGCGCTGCTGCTGCTCGGCGACCACAAGGCCACCGAGCAGGTGTCGCGGGAATCGCTGGCCGGCGTCCCGCGCGGGCCGCGGCTCGGCATCCCCGACGCGCCCGACGCACTGCCCGCGCCCGACCGGCTGCTGACCGGCTCGTGGTCGCTGTGCTCGGCGCCCGCGAGCGACCTGGCCGGCACCCGGATCGAGGAGTCGGTGCTGCTGGCCGGCGCGGCCCCGGCCGGCGGCGCGCAGCTGGGCGACCAGGCACTGCTGGTGGAGCTGGTGACGAACGGGGACCGGTATCTCGTCTGGCACGGGCACCGGCACCGGATCGAGGACTACGCCGCGGTCGGCACCGGCCTCGCGCTGACCGCCGAGCCGTGGGCCCGGGTCGGCCGGCCGTGGCTGGACGTCCTGCCGGAAGGCGCGCCGATCGGCCCGATCCCGGTGGCGCGGCCGGGCGAACCGTCGACCGCCGTCCCGGGCCGCACCGACCTGCGCGCGGGCATGCTGCTGGTGGTCCGCCCGTCCGGTGGCGGCGAGCAGTACTACCTGGCCGAGCGGGACGTCCTGCGCCCGATTTCGGTGCTGCAGTACGACATCCAGCGCGCGGCCGCCCAAACGACGGCCGCCTACCCCGGCGGCGACCCGGTGGCGGTCACGCTCCCACCGTCGCTGGCCACGACGTCCCACCGCCTCGACCCGGCCGACGACGCCGAGGGCGCGGCCCCGCCGGCCCGCCCGCCGATCGCGCGCCTGCAGGACCGCGAAGCGACGGTGTGCGCGACCTTCGAGCCGGGTGCTTCGTCGCCCGGTCTGCGGGTCGACCCGGTCTTGCCCCCGGCGGACGCGCTGTCGGCCACTGCCCGCCGCTCGCCGGCCGGAACCCCACTGGCCGACCGGGTGTACGTGCCCCCGGGCAGCGCGGCGGTGGTCGAAGCGATGCCATCGGCGCAGGCACCCTCGGGCACGCTGACCCTGGTGACGGACATGGGCCGCCGTTATTCGCTGGCGGCGCCGGAGGTGCTGAAGATGCTGGGCTACCCGGCGGATCGGGTGCTGCGCTTGCCGGCGGGGCTGGTGGCGCGGTTGCCGGAGGGCCCGGGCCTCGACCCGGCAGCGGCCCGCAACCAGGCCGTGGGCGGTTGA